The Alosa sapidissima isolate fAloSap1 chromosome 8, fAloSap1.pri, whole genome shotgun sequence genome contains a region encoding:
- the prodhb gene encoding proline dehydrogenase 1, mitochondrial isoform X1 translates to MSYAKAVPVFARAGLDVNLRNISAVSSRRLGSTVASTQRNQSSEESTDIDGAVPKTDVHADLIQQSRKHGTSKNKISIDFNQTKEAYKSKDTGELLRSLLVFKLCSYDLLVDKNKEIMDLSKKILGQKTFERLMKMTFYGQFVAGEDHQAIKPLVRKNQAYGVGAVLDYSVEEDLTKEEAENKEMESCVSAAERESPGENQRENKYKAHRQFGDRRGGVTGARTYFYADEAKCDQHMETFLKCIKASGGSSEDGFSAIKMTALGRPQFLLQFSEVLVKWRCFFNFLAAKQGMEGVEVLEQKLDLGKLQAYLEKLGAKGDFQSWFTGEKIGSSGTIDLLDWNSLIDDRTRISNLLVVPNLETGQLEPLLNKFTEEEEEQMKRMLQRMDVLAKHAMENKVRLMVDAEQTYFQPAISRLTLEMQRIFNRESPVIFNTYQCYLKEAFDNVSMDVELSRRDGWYFGAKLVRGAYMYQERSRAAEIGYEDPINPDYESTNQMYHKCLDYVLEEIGNSRTANVMVASHNLDTVKFTLRRMNELDLVPTDKKVYFGQLLGMCDQISFPLGQAGFPVYKYVPYGPVNEVIPYLVRRAQENRGFMKGAQGERDLLWKELIRRMTSGEVFYTPA, encoded by the exons ATGTCTTACGCCAAAGCAGTGCCTGTTTTCGCGCGAGCCGGTTTAGACGTGAACCTTAGAAATATATCCGCCGTGTCCAGCCGAAGATTAGGATCCACAGTTGCTTCCACGCAACGGAACCAGAGTTCAGAAGAGTCAACGGATATCGACGGTGCAGTGCCCAAAACCGACGTTCACGCAGATCTCATCCAGCAGAGCAGGAAGCATGGCACCAGCAAAAACAAGATTTCGATTGATTTTAATCAGACCAAAGAAGCATACAAGAGCAAAGACACGGGTGAATTACTCAGAAGTTTGCTTGTGTTCAAACTCTGCTCCTATGACCTCCTGGTTGATAAGAACAAGGAG ATTATGGATCTCAGTAAGAAAATTCTGGGTCAGAAGACATTTGAGCGACTTATGAAGATGACTTTTTATGGGCAGTTTGTGGCTGGGGAAGACCACCAAGCTATCAAACCCCTGGTTCGGAAGAACCAAGCCTATGGAGTGGGAGCTGTGTTGGACTATAGTGTGGAGGAGGACTTGACAAAGGAGGAGGCTGAAAACAAAGAGATGGA GTCATGTGTgtctgctgcagagagagagagcccag GGGAGAACCAGCGTGAGAATAAGTACAAGGCCCACCGACAGTTTGGAGACCGTAGGGGAGGTGTGACCGGTGCTCGCACCTACTTTTATGCTGACGAGGCCAAATGTGACCAACACATGGAGACTTTCCTCAAGTGCATCAAAGCTTCAG GAGGGAGTTCTGAAGATGGTTTCTCCGCCATCAAGATGACAGCTCTGGGGCGGCCACAGTTCTTG CTTCAGTTCTCAGAGGTCCTTGTGAAGTGGAGGTGCTTCTTCAATTTTCTAGCTGCCAAACAGGGAATGGAAGGTGTGGAGGTGCTGGAACAAAAACTCGATCTGGGGAAGTTGCAG GCATATTTGGAGAAGCTTGGTGCCAAGGGTGACTTTCAGAGCTGGTTCACAGGAGAGAAAATAGGCTCgtctgg AACCATTGACCTGCTGGACTGGAACAGCTTGATAGATGACAGAACAAGGATTTCCAATCTTCTCGTTGTTCCAAACCTTGAG ACAGGTCAGCTGGAACCGCTCCTGAACAAGTTtaccgaggaagaggaggagcagatgaAGAGGATGCTGCAGAGGATGGACGTCTTAGCCAAG CATGCCATGGAGAATAAGGTGAGGCTGATGGTGGACGCAGAACAAACGTACTTCCAGCCGGCCATCAGCCGCCTGACCCTGGAGATGCAGAGGATCTTCAATAGAGAGAGCCCCGTCATCTTTAACACTTACCAGTGCTACCTAAAG GAAGCCTTTGATAATGTGTCTATGGACGTGGAGCTGTCGAGACGTGACGGCTGGTACTTCGGTGCCAAGCTGGTGCGGGGGGCATATATGTACCAGGAGAGAAGCAGGGCTGCCGAGATCGGCTACGAAGACCCCATTAACCCCGACTATGAGTCCACCAATCAGATGTACCACAA GTGTCTGGACTATGTGCTGGAGGAGATTGGGAACAGCAGAACCGCTAACGTCATGGTGGCCTCTCACAATTTGGACACGGTCAAGTTCACCCTCAGGAG GATGAACGAGTTGGACCTGGTGCCGACGGACAAGAAGGTGTACTTTGGTCAACTCCTGGGGATGTGTGATCAGATCAGCTTCCCACTGG gcCAGGCCGGCTTCCCCGTGTATAAGTATGTGCCGTACGGGCCGGTCAACGAGGTGATCCCATACCTGGTGCGGCGGGCCCAGGAGAACCGCGGCTTCATGAAGGGGGCACAGGGGGAGCGTGATCTGCTCTGGAAGGAGCTGATCAGGCGGATGACCAGCGGAGAGGTGTTCTACACGCCAGCCtga
- the prodhb gene encoding proline dehydrogenase 1, mitochondrial isoform X2 codes for MAPAKTRFRLILIRPKKHTRAKTRIMDLSKKILGQKTFERLMKMTFYGQFVAGEDHQAIKPLVRKNQAYGVGAVLDYSVEEDLTKEEAENKEMESCVSAAERESPGENQRENKYKAHRQFGDRRGGVTGARTYFYADEAKCDQHMETFLKCIKASGGSSEDGFSAIKMTALGRPQFLLQFSEVLVKWRCFFNFLAAKQGMEGVEVLEQKLDLGKLQAYLEKLGAKGDFQSWFTGEKIGSSGTIDLLDWNSLIDDRTRISNLLVVPNLETGQLEPLLNKFTEEEEEQMKRMLQRMDVLAKHAMENKVRLMVDAEQTYFQPAISRLTLEMQRIFNRESPVIFNTYQCYLKEAFDNVSMDVELSRRDGWYFGAKLVRGAYMYQERSRAAEIGYEDPINPDYESTNQMYHKCLDYVLEEIGNSRTANVMVASHNLDTVKFTLRRMNELDLVPTDKKVYFGQLLGMCDQISFPLGQAGFPVYKYVPYGPVNEVIPYLVRRAQENRGFMKGAQGERDLLWKELIRRMTSGEVFYTPA; via the exons ATGGCACCAGCAAAAACAAGATTTCGATTGATTTTAATCAGACCAAAGAAGCATACAAGAGCAAAGACACGG ATTATGGATCTCAGTAAGAAAATTCTGGGTCAGAAGACATTTGAGCGACTTATGAAGATGACTTTTTATGGGCAGTTTGTGGCTGGGGAAGACCACCAAGCTATCAAACCCCTGGTTCGGAAGAACCAAGCCTATGGAGTGGGAGCTGTGTTGGACTATAGTGTGGAGGAGGACTTGACAAAGGAGGAGGCTGAAAACAAAGAGATGGA GTCATGTGTgtctgctgcagagagagagagcccag GGGAGAACCAGCGTGAGAATAAGTACAAGGCCCACCGACAGTTTGGAGACCGTAGGGGAGGTGTGACCGGTGCTCGCACCTACTTTTATGCTGACGAGGCCAAATGTGACCAACACATGGAGACTTTCCTCAAGTGCATCAAAGCTTCAG GAGGGAGTTCTGAAGATGGTTTCTCCGCCATCAAGATGACAGCTCTGGGGCGGCCACAGTTCTTG CTTCAGTTCTCAGAGGTCCTTGTGAAGTGGAGGTGCTTCTTCAATTTTCTAGCTGCCAAACAGGGAATGGAAGGTGTGGAGGTGCTGGAACAAAAACTCGATCTGGGGAAGTTGCAG GCATATTTGGAGAAGCTTGGTGCCAAGGGTGACTTTCAGAGCTGGTTCACAGGAGAGAAAATAGGCTCgtctgg AACCATTGACCTGCTGGACTGGAACAGCTTGATAGATGACAGAACAAGGATTTCCAATCTTCTCGTTGTTCCAAACCTTGAG ACAGGTCAGCTGGAACCGCTCCTGAACAAGTTtaccgaggaagaggaggagcagatgaAGAGGATGCTGCAGAGGATGGACGTCTTAGCCAAG CATGCCATGGAGAATAAGGTGAGGCTGATGGTGGACGCAGAACAAACGTACTTCCAGCCGGCCATCAGCCGCCTGACCCTGGAGATGCAGAGGATCTTCAATAGAGAGAGCCCCGTCATCTTTAACACTTACCAGTGCTACCTAAAG GAAGCCTTTGATAATGTGTCTATGGACGTGGAGCTGTCGAGACGTGACGGCTGGTACTTCGGTGCCAAGCTGGTGCGGGGGGCATATATGTACCAGGAGAGAAGCAGGGCTGCCGAGATCGGCTACGAAGACCCCATTAACCCCGACTATGAGTCCACCAATCAGATGTACCACAA GTGTCTGGACTATGTGCTGGAGGAGATTGGGAACAGCAGAACCGCTAACGTCATGGTGGCCTCTCACAATTTGGACACGGTCAAGTTCACCCTCAGGAG GATGAACGAGTTGGACCTGGTGCCGACGGACAAGAAGGTGTACTTTGGTCAACTCCTGGGGATGTGTGATCAGATCAGCTTCCCACTGG gcCAGGCCGGCTTCCCCGTGTATAAGTATGTGCCGTACGGGCCGGTCAACGAGGTGATCCCATACCTGGTGCGGCGGGCCCAGGAGAACCGCGGCTTCATGAAGGGGGCACAGGGGGAGCGTGATCTGCTCTGGAAGGAGCTGATCAGGCGGATGACCAGCGGAGAGGTGTTCTACACGCCAGCCtga